A region from the Xiphias gladius isolate SHS-SW01 ecotype Sanya breed wild chromosome 20, ASM1685928v1, whole genome shotgun sequence genome encodes:
- the enc1 gene encoding ectoderm-neural cortex protein 1: MKMSVCVHENRKSRASTGSMNIYLFHKSSYADSVLMHLNSLRQQRLFTDVLLHAGSRSFPCHRAVLAACSRYFEAMFSGGLRESQASEVDFHDSIHPEVLELLLDYAYSSRVVINEENAESLLEAGDMLEFQDIRDACAEFLERNLHPSNCLGMLLLSDAHQCTKLSELSWGMCLSNFPAICKTEDFLQLPKDMVVQLLSHEELETEDERLVYEAALNWINYDLERRHCHLPELLRTVRLALLPAIFLMENVSTEELINAQAKSKELVDEAIRCKLKILQNDGVVNSPCARPRKTSHALFLLGGQTFMCDKLYLVDQKAKEIIPKADIPSPRKEFSACAIGCKVYITGGRGSENGVSKDVWVYDTVHEEWSKAAPMLIARFGHGSAELKHCLYVVGGHTAATGCLPASPSVSLKQVEQFDPVANKWTMVAPLREGVSNAAVVSVKLKLFAFGGTSVTHDKLPKVQCYDPQENRWTVPASCPQPWRYTAAAVLGNQIFVMGGDTEFSACSAYKFSSESYQWTKVGDVTAKRMSCQAVASGNKLYVVGGYFGTQRCKTLDCYDPTLDAWNSITTVPYSLIPTAFVSTWKHLPA; this comes from the coding sequence ATGAAAATGTCCGTGTGCGTCCATGAGAACCGAAAATCGAGAGCCAGCACTGGCTCTATGAACATCTACCTGTTCCACAAGTCCTCCTATGCCGACAGTGTCCTCATGCACCTCAACTCATTGCGGCAGCAAAGGCTTTTCACAGACGTCCTGCTTCACGCCGGCAGCCGCTCCTTCCCCTGCCATCGCGCCGTGCTGGCCGCCTGCAGCCGCTACTTCGAGGCCATGTTCAGTGGCGGGCTGAGGGAGAGCCAGGCCAGCGAGGTCGACTTCCATGACTCCATCCACCCGGAGGTTTTGGAGCTCCTGCTGGATTACGCATACTCGTCACGCGTGGTCATCAACGAGGAGAACGCAGAGTCGCTACTGGAAGCAGGGGACATGTTGGAGTTTCAGGACATCCGTGATGCCTGTGCTGAATTCCTAGAGAGAAACCTTCACCCTTCTAACTGTCTTGGCATGCTGTTGCTGTCCGACGCCCACCAGTGCACCAAGCTGTCAGAGCTCTCCTGGGGCATGTGCCTCAGCAATTTCCCTGCTATTTGCAAGACAGAGGACTTCCTCCAACTGCCCAAAGATATGGTGGTGCAGCTTTTGTCGCATGAGGAGCTAGAGACGGAAGATGAGAGACTGGTTTATGAAGCTGCCCTTAACTGGATCAATTATGACCTGGAAAGGAGGCATTGCCACCTTCCAGAGCTTCTGAGAACGGTCCGCCTCGCCCTGCTACCTGCCATCTTTCTGATGGAGAATGTCTCGACAGAAGAGCTGATCAACGCCCAGGCCAAGAGCAAGGAACTGGTGGATGAAGCCATCCGCTGTAAGCTGAAAATCCTGCAGAATGACGGCGTTGTTAACAGCCCGTGTGCTCGACCAAGAAAAACCAGCCATGCCCTCTTTCTTCTGGGAGGGCAGACTTTCATGTGTGACAAGTTGTACCTGGTGGACCAGAAGGCCAAAGAGATCATCCCCAAAGCTGACATCCCAAGCCCCAGGAAGGAGTTCAGCGCCTGCGCCATCGGCTGCAAGGTGTACATCACTGGTGGGAGAGGCTCAGAGAACGGTGTGTCCAAAGATGTATGGGTGTACGACACCGTCCACGAAGAATGGTCCAAAGCAGCTCCCATGCTCATCGCCAGGTTTGGCCATGGCTCTGCGGAGCTGAAACACTGCCTCTACGTGGTAGGCGGTCACACTGCAGCAACTGGCTGCCTCCCGGCTTCTCCATCAGTGTCACTCAAACAGGTGGAGCAGTTTGACCCAGTGGCAAACAAGTGGACCATGGTGGCTCCTTTGAGAGAAGGTGTGAGCAATGCAGCAGTGGTCAGCGTCAAGCTCAAGCTGTTTGCCTTTGGAGGAACCAGCGTCACCCACGACAAGCTGCCCAAGGTGCAGTGCTACGATCCGCAGGAGAATCGATGGACTGTGCCTGCGTCCTGCCCGCAACCATGGCGCTACACAGCCGCTGCCGTGCTGGGAAACCAGATCTTTGTCATGGGTGGGGATACAGAGTTCTCAGCATGTTCGGCTTACAAGTTCAGCAGCGAGAGCTACCAGTGGACTAAAGTGGGCGATGTGACAGCCAAGCGGATGAGCTGCCAGGCTGTAGCATCGGGGAACAAACTGTATGTGGTGGGTGGATACTTTGGCACACAGCGGTGTAAAACTCTGGACTGCTATGACCCCACGCTGGATGCATGGAACAGCATCACTACTGTGCCATACTCGCTCATTCCCACTGCTTTTGTCAGCACCTGGAAGCATCTGCCTGCCTGA